From the genome of Aricia agestis chromosome 9, ilAriAges1.1, whole genome shotgun sequence, one region includes:
- the LOC121730560 gene encoding uncharacterized protein LOC121730560 translates to MAWRLLATLEAAVVVTMAALLLYLAHRRRTRRQIRSVMISNTKCSVGRILKEKLKKQECAVHTYTGAAISGATKVDALIIVGADSASGLDGIARLVTEDVNGNINLLESLHHYVRRGGCIVWTCAGAASGSFAGASHAFDAVLKASLQHVCKSAHCEAIWVGRHAEAEAAAISVLQTLFPCTTENSFKYTLRILSESISAYLDRCWKIVTLQTSLPPPVT, encoded by the exons ATGGCGTGGCGTCTGCTGGCGACGCTGGAGGCAGCGGTGGTTGTGACGATGGCGGCGCTGCTGCTGTACCTCGCCCACAGGAGACGAACGAGGAGACAGATACGGAGTGTTATG ATAAGCAATACCAAATGTAGCGTAGGTCGTATACTGAAAGAGAAGTTGAAGAAACAAGAATGTGCAGTCCACACGTACACAGGCGCAGCGATAAGCGGAGCGACTAAGGTGGACGCTCTGATCATAGTCGGAGCGGATTCCGCCAGCGGCCTGGATGGGATAGCGAGGCTGGTCACAGAGGACGTGAACGGTAATATAAAT TTACTAGAGAGCCTCCACCACTACGTGCGGCGCGGCGGCTGCATCGTGTGGACGTGCGCGGGCGCAGCGTCCGGTAGCTTCGCGGGCGCGTCGCACGCCTTTGACGCTGTGCTGAAGGCCAGTCTGCAGCATGTGTGTAAGAG CGCACACTGTGAGGCGATATGGGTCGGGCGACACGCTGAAGCGGAGGCGGCAGCGATCAGCGTGCTCCAGACGCTCTTCCCTTGCACCACcgaaaatagttttaaatatacCTTAAG AATTTTGTCAGAAAGTATCAGCGCTTACCTCGACCGCTGCTGGAAGATTGTAACACTTCAGACCTCACTGCCGCCACCTGTTACGTAG